The region cctcctgccctgagGCCCTCGCCCCCTCCCCGACATGTAGCATCCTGTCCTCGCCAGCTAGCTAGCAAGGAGGAAGAGGGGCACTGGCGCTGGGTGGTCTGCCATCGGGAGGGCCGGtgggctgaaggcagagctggggtcCCGGGAGCTAGGTGGGGGGCCGCACTGGATTTCCTGGTGAAGATGTGAACTGAGCTCTCTGCTCATGGGGGGCCTGCGGTTGGCAGGGGGACCAGGGGTGTCTTCGGTTCACATCCGCCCCAGGGTGCCTGCGTCAGGAGGGAGGGGGGGCACTGGGCGGAGTGACTGGGCTCCCAGGGCTGTTTCCCCGCCTGGCACCGAGTCATGCCCCCCTATTCGCCCTCTCCAGGGAGGAAGTTGCAgggtggaggggttggggggactCCCCAGTTGCTCTTGGGAAGCCAGCCCAGGCCCTTCCTGCAAGGGGAGTctctggggccgggggggggggtgccatgCAGACCAGGCTTCAGGGTGGGGGCTGCACACTGCCCGCCTCCCTCGCCTCCTCCCCACGGCCCCCAAGCAGAGAAGGTTACGCCAGCCGCTGCCAGCGGAGGGCTGGGAGGCGGTGGTTCTGAGTCATCCCGGCCTATGTCACTTCTCAGaaacctccccccccaccaccaccaccatcctggCCCCTGGGGAAAGCTCAGCACTGGCTAGGCTCCAGAGGAGGAGCCCAGTGCAGACTGAGCTCAgatgcaccccccgcccccgccgccaccaccacccaccAGACTTGGGGGTTTGCGTTCGGGCTACGTGGAGGTCTCACAGGACCCAGGCCTCAGAGAACCATCAGGGCCCCCTCCTGCAGCAGTGAAGCCTCCCCCTCAGTCTCAGCCCCACCCAGGACAGATAAATATTTATCTTGAGAAAGCAAAGGTTAGGAAGAAGAATTTGTCCAGGAATTCCCGCCCACttgctgcctgggtggcttaactGGGAGGGGGTCTGAGATTGGCTCTCCTCCCATATTCACAGGCAGAGAattgggggctgggagggtggggttATTCGAGGGCAGTGACTGCTGACTGGGCCTTGCcccctctggcctcagtttccccttgaAAGAACCAAGCTGGCCAGGGAGGGCCAGGCCCCCCCATCTGACCCGCCTCTGTCCCCCACAGCCCCCAGTGGCgcccgggccgggccgggctggCGGAGGCGTCTTCCGGAAATACCgattcattttatttaagcaTCCGTGGCACCGACAGGGACCCCAGAGCCCAGAGAGGGGCGGCGAGaggccccaggtcacacagcgcGGGGGGGCCGGGGCTGGGCCGGGCTGGGGGCGCGCAGCAGGCTGGGGCCCTGGCGCTGACGGGGCCCCTCTCTACAGGTCAGTGACTTCTTGTCCGGCCGCTCGCCGCTGACCCTGGCGCTGCGCGTGGGTGACCACATGATGTTCGTCCAGCTGCAGCTTGCTGCCCAGCACGCCCCACTACAACACCGCCACGTGCTGGCTGCCGCCGCTGCCGCGGCCGCCGCAGCCCGGGGCGACCCCAGCATGACCACCCCCGTGTCCTCTCCCTGCCGGCCTGTGTCCAGTGCTGCCCGAGTCCCCCCGATGTCCAGCAGCCCTGCCTCTGCGTCCCCCTCACCTGTCACCGCCGGCTCTTTCCGATCCCACTCAGCTTCTGCCGCTTGCTCTGAGGTGAGTCTAGGGAAGGCTTGTTCTTGGGGTTGGGAAGGCGGGCTGTCCCAgacttggggaggggaggggctcagAGTCCCAGATGTGTGCTTTGTACGAAAGGCCACCGccagactctggactccagggaCTCTCCTTGCACCCCACAGCTTACATGCCTTCCTTTCTCCGACCAGCAGATGGACTGTTCGACCCCTGCCAGTGCTGGTAccagccccactcccacccccgcGGGGAGCCCTACCTCCCGCTCCCGCAAACCCGGTGCCGTCATTGAGAGCTTCGTGAACCATGCCCCGGGGGTCTTCTCAGGGACCTTCTCTGGTAGGTGTCACAGGACCCTTGTGCCACCCCCCGCTCCCCCCAGGGATCACCGGCTGGGGGTGGGGTACGTTCTCACTCatacccccaccccagggtctcCTGGCACGTGTATGACCACGCAGGAGGCTGTGGGCTCCCGTGTGGGGGTGCAAGACCCTGTGTGTCTCACTCTCGCCCCGGGGTCCCACCTATCTACGAGTGTGCCCCGGAGGCCACGTGTCGGTCACGGGAGCACTCAGCAGCGACTCCCCTGCCTCCTGCAGGCACACTGCACCCCAACTGCCAGGACAGCAGCGGGCGGCCGCGGCGTGACATCGGCACCATCCTACAGATCCTCAATGACCTTCTGAGTGCCACGCGGCACTACCAGGGCATGCCCCCGTCCCTGACCCAGCTGCGCTGCCATGCCCAGTGCACACCCACGTCTCCCGCCCCGGACCTCACCCCCAAAACTACCTCCTGTGAGAAGCTGGCGGCCGCAGCCCCGGCCTCCCTGAGCCAGGCCCGCATGTGCAAGCCGCTGGGTGAGTGTCCAGCCGCCCCACCCGTCCCTGGGCTGTTCAAGGCCCCTCTGTGCGCTGCTCAGAGCAGCTGACccccggggggctgggggggccagCAGCTGCTTCTCGCCCTGCTCTGCACGGGAGCCGAGAGAAGGGAGCATGTGTGCTGGGGGCACAAAGTGTCCTTGTCCTCTCCTGAGGGGGGTACTTCCTTCTTgccgcaccccccccaccccccagcaccttGTCCAGATGGCAGGTGGAGCCTCTGTGAATGGCCGAGTCTGATGAAGGAGGGGGCCAGAGCTGCTCCGGGTAGCTTGCGTCCCCCAGAGACCAGGTTTCCCCCAGTAAATCCCAAGTCTGCCAAATAGTGCCCCTGTTGCATCTGGCTGGTCTGCAGCCCAGGTCACgaaggggaaaccaaggcaccGGCCCGAGGGCCCATGTAGCACCTGAGAGGCGTGTTGGCGGTGTGCTCAGCGCCTGTCCTGGACCCGGCCTAGTCGGCACAGGGACAGGTCAGGGACACCTCGAGTCCCAGGAACTTCACTGCGCCCCGGGCTCCACCACAGACCCAGTGGACTCTAGAGCAAGGCTCCCTCTCTGGTGCACTGCGCCCAGGAAGGCTGGGTTGTGCCTTACACCCAGGCCGGAGGGGGGGGGGTCTGGCCTCTGCCCCGAGGGGCTCAGGGGTCACAATCACTGCCTCCCTGCAGGGGACCGGCTGCGGCAGACGGAAAACCGGGCCACGCGCTGCAAGGTGGAGCGTCTGCAGCTGCTTCTCCAGCAGAAGCGGCTCCGCAGGAAGGCCCGGCGCGACGCCCGCGGCCCCTACCACTGGCCGCCAAGCCGCAAGGCCGGCCGCAGCGACACCACCAGCGGCGGGGGAGGTGGTGGTCCCAGCGAGGCCTCCGGCTTGGGCCTCGACTTCGAGGACTCCGTTTGGAAGCCGGAAGTCAATCCTGACATTAAGTCAGAGTTTGTGGTGGCCTAGGAACCGCGTCCCTCACCTGACCACCCTGGGCCGGGAGTCCCCCAGCATGGCCTGCGCGCGGGAGAGCAGGCGGTCAGGGCAGCGgggggcccctccctccccgccagcttccttctggttttttttttttttcgttttgttggttttttgttttttgtttttttaatttccattcttaCCATGGTTTTCCGAACTCTCCATGGACTCGGTTCCTGCCTCCTTGGTTCAGCTCACACCTCCCCGCCTCTTCCTCCCGTCGCCGGCTCCCATCCTCGGCCTGAGCTGGGTCCTTCCCCGCCCACTTCCCAAGCTCCAGATATGTAGCAGTCACTCCAGATGGTTGAGAGTGGGACGAGACGAGGAAGCCGCCCCCACCCCTTCAGGTTTAAGTCAAAAACGTAGATGCCTCATGATGCACTTTACAGACGGGCAGGGCCTAGGAGGGAAGCCCCGCTGCAGCTGCACCCCGGCCTCCAGGGCGGCCGGCTGGCCCCACAGCGACCGGAGACCGCCTGCGCCACCCGCACGGCCAGGTCTCCTCCACATCTGTGcttttttctcttggtctctttttccaggaaaaaaaaggggggggggcgcttcAGTAGGCTGACCCCAGCCTGCCTCGGGGTTCAGGTGGGGGTGTGGGGCCCTCTCCTGAgtaggaaagagagggagggggacagacagCCGCCAGCCTTCGTGTCCACGCACTGTGCCatttcctcctgccccaccccctttttgTTCTGAGCTTGGGGTATTTATAGACTATTAATTTTCTGAGCCAATAGTGGTTGGGAGTCTCTTGAAAACTCGGGAGAGAAATGGTTGGGGGGACAGGGGAAATAACCCCCAGCCCTCCTTCCTGGCCCGACCGGAGGGATCTGGGCCTGTGGGCTGTGTCTGGAGGCCCTCTGGcggccaggaggggagggggtgctgagCTGTGAAGCCCCCGGTAGGGGTGACGCTGTGTAGCATTAACCCCCTTGGGGGGGGTTCGCTGCTGGTCTAAATTGGACCCTCCCCACTAGTGCCCTTATTCCCCAGATTgccctggggcagagggacaagcccTCTACTGGGGCCATTTCAATGGGGGTGGagtttttttcattcacttattttttactgATAATGGAGATGATcgggccctgccccctgccccccagtctTGTCCTTGCCCCACCTTTCTGTCCTccagacacccccaccccctgcctgttCCTCCCTTCATCCTGTCGTAGGTGAACACCGCCCCCCCTTATGTGTTTAAAGTTAATGGTTTTCAGATGTGAACATCATGTGTTAATTGTAGCTCTGTAAACTTTtttgtgggggggtgggtagggaggggTCAGAGGGTAGGGGTCaaggatttgtttttttgttttcattttccaaaaaaaaaaaaaagaaaaaaggagtggGTTTGTTTTTGAAGAACTGTCTTGGATACCTATTTAAAtgtgttctgttttggtttttttttaaacgatttttaAATAACACCTGTGCCTCCGCGGGTCTGAGGGTGGAGGCCCCAGGCAGGAATCAGCCCGCCCCCCTCTGCCCTCACCAGGGCTCCCCCAAGAAAGCATTACCCACCCTCAGGGTTCGGGCTGTGGGGTCCCAGCACCTTGCGTTGAGTTTCCTGTATGAAAACAAAATTGGGAAAGATAAACCTATACAAACACCGTGATTTCAAgtaataaacagaaaatgaaacgAGTGAATGTGCTGCCCACTtgtgggagctgggggggggggtcttggcCATCACAGGGGACTCCCAGGTACGATGGGTGGTCTTACATGCCTGGAAGTGGCACGGTGGGTGGGTCTTTCCTCTGAGGAGGGGGCTTGGGGTGATCAGGTGGCCCTGTGAGGTGCTGGCTTCTCCCACCATCTCAGGTAGTGGGAGCTGGAAAGTGGGTGGGGGTTGCATCCCAGAACAGTTCCCACGTTCCCTCCCCGGCTTGAGGTGAGGGTGGGCAGGAAGTTGccccagcaggggagggaggggccagcCACTTCCCCGGTACCCGAGGCCGGAAGTCCTGCAGGGTGTGGGCACAGGGCGGCCTGCTTACAGTGCGCCCTGGGTGGGGCCTCAGTTCCTGGCTCTGGGAAGTGGGCTGGGGACTGACCCCTGGAACTGTCACCAGGGATACCTGACCAcacactctgggcctcagtttccccagccgCTGGCAGGGAGGCTGCTCCAACTGCTGGGCCGGGCAGGAGGTACTTACTGCCTGGGTGGGCCCCTGACCTGAGCCCTCCCAGAGGCTACCAGAGCCCCCTCCTGGGGGCCTGGCCTCCAGAAGCTCTCTGGCGGAAATCAGTGATTCCCCAGGGCCTGAGGCTTGTGTTCAAGGCCTCTGGCCTGGCCGTCCCAGCCTTAGGTGAACTCTCACCCCTCTCTGGCCTCACCCTGGCCTTGCATTCCAGTGCTCCCCAGCCCTGACGGTCATGCATCAAGCCTCCAGGCCTTTGTCCGGGCCGTGCCCTACCAGGAACACCCCTCTCCTGTCTGCCCTTGCACTGCCTAGGGACTAACTCAACTGGCATCTCGCTGAGGGCCGGGCCAGGGGCCAGTCCTCTGGGGTTCCACTGTCATCCACtctggggctgggcagaggcaggACAGTAACAGTGTCTCACCTGTCTTTCCTCGGTCAACTAGCACTGCTCCCAGGAGTTACAACTAACTATGGTGCCATCTAGTATGTGAGAAAACTCCATGCCCAGAGAGAAACATCAGGTGCCCTAGAGGATCGGGGTGTCCACCCACTCCTGGGCAGATTTCCGATGGCCCAAGCCCttgccctcccagccccagctccagggaCCCCATGGGTAAAGGACACAGGTCCCGTCCCAGGAGTGTCTTGGGAGCATCTCCGGAAggaccttctgcccctctgcctgcccagtCACCCCAAAATCATCGCAAGCCCACGGCAGGAAGGTAGGATGCCACACGTCAGGCTGATCTCTCCAGACCTCAGAGTCAACGGCCACAGGTTGGAGGCGTGGGTGGGACAGCTCAGGTAGAAGATTCCGCCCACGCAGCTGCCTCTGGGGGTCAGGGCCGAGGGCTGTACCCAGGTGATTCcacagggctgggtgggggatgtGGAAGGAGGTGTCAACTGAGGCACCCGCTGAATCACAGGCTGAATCGAAGGCTGTGTGTGCACGCTGAGGGCGGGGGGCACTTGCCCTGCTGCCCGGGAACCCACCCCTCAGGGCGCTGCCTGGCGCCCAGCCCGGGAGTCCAAGGGTCACGGCCCTGCCCTGGGGTCCTAGGAGGACAACACCCCGGTGGGGGCTGCGGGCCATTGGCCTCCTCCCCCCGTAGGCAGGGCGCACAGCGCACGCACCTAGCCAAGGGGCGGTGCCTGACCGAGGGGAGGTGCGGCCAGAGGGGCTGCAGGCTAGGCCACGTGAGAGAAAGGTAAACTGAGGCCCGGCGAGGACTGGGTCTTCGGAGATCGCAGGGGGGCGGTGTCTGCCCTGCGCCGCCCCCTCCTCCCATTGAGGAAAAAGCTGAATGGGAGGGGGTGGCCCCCGGAAACCCGCAGGAATGGAATCGCGGTTTCCACGGCAACGCGCCGCGAATCGGGTCTGACGTCACCGCGGGGAGGGCGCCCCGCTCGCCCCCGTCAGCGCGTCGGGGGGCTCAGGCCCCGCCCACCCCGGGGGGACGCCTCACTGGTGGCCCAGCCGTTCGCTCCTCCGCACGCACCAATGACAGCGTGGCGTTAGCGCCGGAGGGTGGGACCGCGCCCGGGCCGGCTGAGTGCGCAAGCGCGGCGCGGAGGCGGGCGGCCCCCTCCCTGTGGTCGCGCGTCTGCAAACTTGGGGGCGGGAGGCGCGCCGAGGGTCTGACGGCTCGGCAGCGCCCGGACGGAAGAGGGGGCGTAGCGGGGGGCGCTGCACGTGGACCCCCGCACCGGCGCGTTCGCTCGCACCCCTCCTTCCACGTCCAGGCATTGtctgctgccccctcctcctcgACTCGGTGACGCGACCTCCGGATTGGGGGAGCATGCAGCCCCCGGGCGGGGGGAGCGCAGGAAGGCGAGCGGGAGGAGAGCACTTGGCCTGAGGTTTTGCCAAAGGAATAGGAGTTTGCCAAGCGTTGGAAGAGGGAAGGGGTGCCCCTAGGTGGGAGACAGCGTGCGCAACGACCTGGAGACGTGCAAGCaggtgtatttttgtgtgtgggggggcagctGCCAAGTTAGTTGGGGGAGAGAAAACCAAAGGTGGGAGGAAGACGCCGAGGCGAGGACCCGAAAGGGGCGATCCCCCAAGTCTGTGGCTGGGGATTGAGTGGCCCCCAGGGAGCAGAACATTCAGGTGGCTCAATGGCTAGGCCTTCAGCCTGGGCCTAGAGGAGAGGCCTGAGGAGGAACAGATGGGGCACTGTGTGAAGGCGGCCTCGGGTTCATTGCGGGGTGGTTGGCAAGGGGGCTGCGAGGAGCTAGGGGCTTGGAGGAGGGGAGCAAGGTTGGTTGTGACCAGGAGTCCGTTCAGAGAAGGCAGCGGTCGGTGTGACCAGGAGCAGGCTCTGCCAGGTGGGGAGCATGCAGGCCAAAACTTCTGGTCCAAGGTTAGCCCCAGGCT is a window of Zalophus californianus isolate mZalCal1 chromosome 1, mZalCal1.pri.v2, whole genome shotgun sequence DNA encoding:
- the MIDN gene encoding midnolin isoform X1, whose product is MESQPGGARSCRRGAPGGACDLGPAAEAAPMSLAIHSTTGTRYELSVPPDETVEGLRKRLSQRLKVPKERLALLHKDTRLSSGKLQEFGVGDGSKLTLVPTVEAGLMSQASRPEQSVMQALESLTETQPPVAPGPGRAGGGVFRKYRFILFKHPWHRQGPQSPERGGERPQVSDFLSGRSPLTLALRVGDHMMFVQLQLAAQHAPLQHRHVLAAAAAAAAAARGDPSMTTPVSSPCRPVSSAARVPPMSSSPASASPSPVTAGSFRSHSASAACSELTCLPFSDQQMDCSTPASAGTSPTPTPAGSPTSRSRKPGAVIESFVNHAPGVFSGTFSGTLHPNCQDSSGRPRRDIGTILQILNDLLSATRHYQGMPPSLTQLRCHAQCTPTSPAPDLTPKTTSCEKLAAAAPASLSQARMCKPLGDRLRQTENRATRCKVERLQLLLQQKRLRRKARRDARGPYHWPPSRKAGRSDTTSGGGGGGPSEASGLGLDFEDSVWKPEVNPDIKSEFVVA
- the MIDN gene encoding midnolin isoform X2, with product MESQPGGARSCRRGAPGGACDLGPAAEAAPMSLAIHSTTGTRYELSVPPDETVEGLRKRLSQRLKVPKERLALLHKDTRLSSGKLQEFGVGDGSKLTLVPTVEAGLMSQASRPEQSVMQALESLTETQPPVAPGPGRAGGGVFRKYRFILFKHPWHRQGPQSPERGGERPQVSDFLSGRSPLTLALRVGDHMMFVQLQLAAQHAPLQHRHVLAAAAAAAAAARGDPSMTTPVSSPCRPVSSAARVPPMSSSPASASPSPVTAGSFRSHSASAACSEQMDCSTPASAGTSPTPTPAGSPTSRSRKPGAVIESFVNHAPGVFSGTFSGTLHPNCQDSSGRPRRDIGTILQILNDLLSATRHYQGMPPSLTQLRCHAQCTPTSPAPDLTPKTTSCEKLAAAAPASLSQARMCKPLGDRLRQTENRATRCKVERLQLLLQQKRLRRKARRDARGPYHWPPSRKAGRSDTTSGGGGGGPSEASGLGLDFEDSVWKPEVNPDIKSEFVVA
- the MIDN gene encoding midnolin isoform X3, producing the protein MESQPGGARSCRRGAPGGACDLGPAAEAAPMSLAIHSTTGTRYELSVPPDETVEGLRKRLSQRLKVPKERLALLHKDTRLSSGKLQEFGVGDGSKLTLVPTVEAGLMSQASRPEQSVMQALESLTETQPPVAPGPGRAGGGVFRKYRFILFKHPWHRQGPQSPERGGERPQVSDFLSGRSPLTLALRVGDHMMFVQLQLAAQHAPLQHRHVLAAAAAAAAAARGDPSMTTPVSSPCRPVSSAARVPPMSSSPASASPSPVTAGSFRSHSASAACSEMDCSTPASAGTSPTPTPAGSPTSRSRKPGAVIESFVNHAPGVFSGTFSGTLHPNCQDSSGRPRRDIGTILQILNDLLSATRHYQGMPPSLTQLRCHAQCTPTSPAPDLTPKTTSCEKLAAAAPASLSQARMCKPLGDRLRQTENRATRCKVERLQLLLQQKRLRRKARRDARGPYHWPPSRKAGRSDTTSGGGGGGPSEASGLGLDFEDSVWKPEVNPDIKSEFVVA
- the MIDN gene encoding midnolin isoform X4, translating into MESQPGGARSCRRGAPGGACDLGPAAEAAPMSLAIHSTTGTRYELSVPPDETVEGLRKRLSQRLKVPKERLALLHKDTRLSSGKLQEFGVGDGSKLTLVPTVEAGLMSQASRPEQSVMQALESLTETQVSDFLSGRSPLTLALRVGDHMMFVQLQLAAQHAPLQHRHVLAAAAAAAAAARGDPSMTTPVSSPCRPVSSAARVPPMSSSPASASPSPVTAGSFRSHSASAACSELTCLPFSDQQMDCSTPASAGTSPTPTPAGSPTSRSRKPGAVIESFVNHAPGVFSGTFSGTLHPNCQDSSGRPRRDIGTILQILNDLLSATRHYQGMPPSLTQLRCHAQCTPTSPAPDLTPKTTSCEKLAAAAPASLSQARMCKPLGDRLRQTENRATRCKVERLQLLLQQKRLRRKARRDARGPYHWPPSRKAGRSDTTSGGGGGGPSEASGLGLDFEDSVWKPEVNPDIKSEFVVA
- the MIDN gene encoding midnolin isoform X5, with product MESQPGGARSCRRGAPGGACDLGPAAEAAPMSLAIHSTTGTRYELSVPPDETVEGLRKRLSQRLKVPKERLALLHKDTRLSSGKLQEFGVGDGSKLTLVPTVEAGLMSQASRPEQSVMQALESLTETQVSDFLSGRSPLTLALRVGDHMMFVQLQLAAQHAPLQHRHVLAAAAAAAAAARGDPSMTTPVSSPCRPVSSAARVPPMSSSPASASPSPVTAGSFRSHSASAACSEQMDCSTPASAGTSPTPTPAGSPTSRSRKPGAVIESFVNHAPGVFSGTFSGTLHPNCQDSSGRPRRDIGTILQILNDLLSATRHYQGMPPSLTQLRCHAQCTPTSPAPDLTPKTTSCEKLAAAAPASLSQARMCKPLGDRLRQTENRATRCKVERLQLLLQQKRLRRKARRDARGPYHWPPSRKAGRSDTTSGGGGGGPSEASGLGLDFEDSVWKPEVNPDIKSEFVVA